One Corvus cornix cornix isolate S_Up_H32 chromosome 10, ASM73873v5, whole genome shotgun sequence genomic region harbors:
- the BCL2A1 gene encoding bcl-2-related protein A1, translating to METAEFYYVYYLAQDYLQYVLQESHLGPAQTRVAHVLRSIASSLQDQTEEALRPLLDRIDITSVAVAKRIFNGVMEEKFADGNTNWGRIMTIFTFGGLLTKKLQEHGVQLTAEEKEEISYFITEYIINNKAEWIDANGGWENGFLTKFERRPLLSFSKITALLIVVVSLFKKYY from the exons ATGGAAACTGCTGAGTTCTATTACGTTTATTACTTAGCTCAGGATTATCTGCAATATGTGCTCCAGGAATCACATCTTGGGCCAGCCCAGACCAGGGTTGCTCATGTCTTGAGAAGCATTGCATCTTCCCTGCAAGACCAAACCGAGGAAGCTCTCAGGCCACTCCTGGACAGGATTGACATCACCTCTGTAGCTGTTGCCAAGAGAATTTTCAATGGAGTCATGGAGGAAAAGTTTGCTGATGGAAATACTAACTGGGGACGAATTATGACCATATTTACGTTTGGAGGTCTTCTCACCAAGAAGCTTCAAGAGCATGGGGTTCAGCtgactgcagaagagaaggaggagatcTCTTATTTCATCACAGAGTACATCATAAACAACAAAGCCGAATGGATTGATGCAAACGGTGGCTGG gaaaatggCTTCCTAACAAAGTTTGAAAGACGACCACTACTGTCTTTCTCCAAAATCACAGCCCTGCTCATAGTTGTTGTTTCCTTGTTCAAAAAGTACTACTGA